From Mobula hypostoma chromosome 8, sMobHyp1.1, whole genome shotgun sequence, the proteins below share one genomic window:
- the LOC134350962 gene encoding lysoplasmalogenase TMEM86A-like, which produces MGSLLINNEMRMLVPFFITACIYIVISQDSSIPLWVKGLSKVLPITCLCVLILNYGKEFIYHHHRVQKLLAGLFFSTMGDLLLVEQNRWIFIGGAAMFALAHCTYTWAFGFETLNLRAGGLVAAVVAVALVILGRCSTALDLLLLTLYCGLIGVMAWRANAEVLFHHQLSLAKLLGAIGAWFFMVSDLILAINLLCFPVLFQNTIVMATYYTAQMLITIAIVKDSNSKSD; this is translated from the exons ATGGGATCACTGTTG ATTAACAACGAGATGCGAATGTTGGTCCCTTTCTTCATAACTGCCTGCATCTACATAGTCATCAGCCAGGACTCTTCGATTCCTCTCTGGGTGAAAGGACTGAGCAAAgtcttgccaatcacctgtttGTGCGTTCTTATTCTGAATTACGGAAAAGAATTCATATATCATCACCACAGAGTTCAGAAGCTACTTGCGGGCCTCTTCTTTTCAACAATGGGCGACTTGCTTCTGGTCGAGCAGAATCGTTGGATTTTCATTGGAG GTGCGGCAATGTTTGCTTTAGCCCACTGTACCTACACGTGGGCCTTTGGATTCGAGACCCTGAATCTTCGAGCAGGAGGTTTAGTTGCTGCTGTGGTCGCTGTGGCCTTGGTCATTCTCGGCAGGTGCTCCACCGCACTTGACCTGCTGCTGCTCACCCTCTACTGCGGCCTGATTGGAGTCATGGCCTGGCGAGCCAACGCGGAGGTCTTGTTCCATCACCAGCTGTCCCTGGCGAAGCTGCTTGGTGCAATAGGAGCCTGGTTCTTTATGGTATCGGACCTGATATTGGCTATAAACCTGCTGTGTTTTCCCGTGCTATTTCAGAACACAATTGTCATGGCCACTTACTATACAGCACAAATGCTTATTACCATAGCTATTGTAAAAGATAGCAACAGCAAGAGTGACTAG